The following coding sequences are from one Oncorhynchus nerka isolate Pitt River unplaced genomic scaffold, Oner_Uvic_2.0 unplaced_scaffold_17___fragment_2___debris, whole genome shotgun sequence window:
- the zgc:113279 gene encoding NF-kappa-B inhibitor zeta — translation MRGRYKSKENAGSECIHAFEAKRDIGNGLFRSYDSPMPGKPASYSEGPNSPNGGILTSLDDGNGPSTMNSSLTGPKRSNYDGEKRYLGVRVKMPVRDMLNKIRIAKGMDPKNIQGNCGKALKGEKKRVNTNRDRRSSKRKQPTKSLEELAIIVEVLEEDLKASKPYSQSNKSESPDYSPEPNVQPWNSPEQLQHSHSMKFSQENKMPQQATNYCMSELKLSRSAHNHNTSVPPLNSQGRCINDDSDNMMPSPDSYMTYSPSSTCECQVPSPQDSGFASPLSSSYELGQDGGSDYQDSFSPQCQDSFSPQCQDSFSPQCQDSFSPQCQDSFSPQCQDSFSPQCQDSFSPQCQDSFSSHWLSYMGQNWNSTAYFWNQLQREESLLAVVSDTEVLATDRNGRTALHRVVGQGKRALGYVIAKRMAALNMLDVKDSEGKTALHLAAQKNQHLMVADLIHLGACVNEKDRSGKTCLHLSVENGYIRVLEVLKNMMKEGIYVDVEATDNYGLGVFQCAAVALNVTVRELERSVAPSQMRLHTLRKEQMMETLGCLLQMGSYHHTLGNYVT, via the exons ATGCGTGGGCGATATAAAAGTAAGGAGAACGCGGGCAGTGAATGCATCCATGCTTTTGAGGCGAAACGGGACATTGGAAACGGGCTGTTTAGGAGTTACGACTCACCTATGCCAGGAAAACCTGCCAGCTACTCGGAGGGGCCAAATTCCCCAAATGGAGGTATCCTGACAAGTTTGGACGACGGGAATGGGCCTTCGACAATGAACTCTTCTTTGACAG GTCCAAAACGCTCCAACTATGACGGTGAGAAAAGGTACCTGGGAGTCAGGGTCAAAATGCCTGTGAGAGACATGCTTAATAAGATTCGCATAGCGAAGGGAATGGACCCCAAAAATATCCAg GGTAACTGCGGCAAGGCATTGAAAG GAGAGAAGAAACGGGTTAATACCAATAGAGATCGCAGAAGTAGCAAG AGAAAACAACCTACAAAGAGCCTGGAGGAACTCGCCATAATAGTGGAGGTGTTGGAGGAGGATCTCAAAGCCAGCAAACCATACAGCCAGTCTAACAAGTCTGAGTCACCTGATTACAGCCCAGAGCCCAACGTGCAACCATGGAATAGTCCAGAGCAACTCCAGCATAGTCACTCAATGAAGTTCAGTCAGGAAAACAAGATGCCACAACAAGCTACAAACTACTGTATGTCAGAGCTAAAGCTATCCCGCTCTGCACACAATCACAACACTAGTGTTCCTCCGTTGAACTCCCAAGGACGGTGTATCAACGACGACTCCGACAATATGATGCCCAGTCCAGATTCATATATGACTTACTCCCCCAGCAGCACCTGTGAATGTCAAGTGCCATCTCCCCAAGATTCGGGCTTTGCTAGCCCCCTGTCCTCCAGCTATGAGTTAGGTCAGGATGGAGGTAGTGACTACCAGGATAGCTTTAGCCCCCAGTGCCAGGATAGCTTTAGCCCCCAGTGCCAGGATAGCTTTAGCCCCCAGTGCCAGGATAGCTTTAGCCCCCAGTGCCAGGATAGCTTTAGCCCCCAGTGCCAGGATAGCTTTAGCCCCCAGTGCCAGGATAGCTTTAGCCCCCAGTGCCAGGATAGCTTTAGCTCACATTGGCTCAGCTACATGGGCCAGAATTGGAACAGCACAGCATACTTCTGGAACCAGCTCCAGAGGGAGGAGAGCTTACTGGCGGTGGTCTCTGACACAGAGGTTCTGGCCACAGACAGGAACGGAAGGAC AGCTCTCCATAGAGTTGTGGGTCAAGGCAAGAGGGCCCTGGGATATGTGATTGCCAAAAGGATGGCAGCTCTGAATATGCTGGATGTCAAAGACTCAGAGGGAAAG ACTGCACTTCACCTGGCTGCCCAAAAGAACCAACACCTGATGGTGGCTGATCTGATTCACCTTGGTGCCTGTGTGAACGAGAAGGACAGGAGTGGAAAGACATGCCTGCACCTCAGTGTCGAGAATGGATACATTCGAGTTCTGGAG GTTCTGAAGAATATGATGAAAGAAGGGATTTATGTAGATGTCGAAGCTACAGATAATTATG GACTCGGTGTGTTTCAGTGTGCAGCTGTGGCTCTGAACGTCACCGTGCGAGAGCTGGAGAGAAGTGTGGCACCTAGTCAGATGAGACTCCACACACTGCGCAAGGAGCAGATGATGGAGACACTGGGGTGTCTGCTGCAAATGGGAAGCTACCATCACACTCTG